In Buchananella sp. 14KM1171, the genomic stretch ACTGGGCAAAGAGCTCTGCAGCGATGTCAGCGTCCATGCCCTGGCTGAGGGACAGCTTGGGCAGGTAGTCGCTGTCCGGCCGCAGGGGGTAGGGCAGGCAGTCGACCTGGCTGGTCCAGCGTCCCTTCTTGCACTGCAACTCGGCCTTGGGGAAGCGGTCGGCGGCCAGGCCGCAGACGGCCACCACGTCCCACTCGAGCCCCTTGGAGGCGTGCATGGTCAGGATCTGCACCACGCCGGGCTGGGCCGGGGGCGCCTCGATCCTAAGGCCGGAGTCCGCCTGGTCCACCTGCTCCAACCAGGTGAGGAATCCACCCAGGCTGGTGCGCGGGGAGGCCACCGAGTAGTCGTGGGCCGTGGCGATGAAGGTGCGTTGGATACCCCGGGCGCGCTCGCGGGCCTGCTGGGGGCGCGCCGCGATGTCCGTCTCCAGCCCCAGCACGCCGAAGGCGGCGCGCACCAGCTCCGGCAGGGCCAGGTGGGTCAGTTCCCGCAGCCTGGCTAGGCGCTCGCCCAGGTCAGCGACCACGGCCCTGGCATGGTCGCTGAGTCGGCCCAGAGCGGACTGCGCGCGGGCACCAGCCCCACCGGCCGCGTCAGCCGCGCCGGCCGCGCCGGTCGCGCCCGGGGCGCGCACGTACTCGATGGCCTCCGCCAGGCTGACGGGTAGCGGCTCACCGCCCTGGACCTCGGCCAGCGCCCGCCCGATCTGCTGCACGGCGTCCATGTCCTGGGCGCTGAGCCGGGCCGCGCTGAGCAGGCGCACCGCGGCCGGCCCGTGGAGCGGGTCCGCCACCAGCTGCAGGGCCGCCCGAACGTCGGCCACGTCCTGGGTGTTGATCAGCCCGTCCTCGCCCGCGATCTGGGCGGGGATGCCTAGCTTTTCCAGCTCGTCGCGGATGGGGCCCAGGGGCGCGCGGGCGCGGGAGAGCACCGCCATGGTGCGGTCCTTCTTCCAGTGCTTCGCGATGAGGCTCGCCACCAGCGCCGGCTCGTCGTCCTCGTGGCCGGCGCGGGCCACCAGCACCTCGCCTTGCTCCGCCGCAGGGCTGGGGGTGAGCTCTCTCAACCGCACGGCGGCAGCGGCGCTCGCCTTGACGCCCTGCTGACCAGAATCGTCACTCTGACCGGAGTTATTGGACTGGGCGGCGTCGTTGAGGGGTTGGGCCACCCGGTTGGCGGCGGCCAGGATGGACAGCCCGTTTCGCCAGGCGGTGGAGAGCGTGCGCACGCCGCGCGGGCGCCCGTCCTCCAAGGTGAGGTCGACGCCGAATTGGACCACGAACTGTTCCAGGGTGCCGGTGGAGGCCCCGCGCCAGCCGTAGATGGCCTGGTTCGGGTCTCCCACTGCGGTCACTCCCCTGCCGGCAAAGAGCTGGGCGAAGGTGCGCACCTGGGTGGCGGAGGTGTCCTGGAACTCGTCCAACAGCACCAGGTCGTACCGGGAGCTGATCTGGGCGCGGGCGTGCTCCAGCTCGGTCACGATGCGCAGCGCGGCGGCGGAGAGCTGGGAGAAGCTGACCAACCCGGCCTTGGCCTTGGCTTGCCTGAACTGCTCCACGAGGTCCAGCAGAGCATCGCGCCTGGCGATCAGCTGCCGCGCCTTCAAGATGTCCGCCACCTTGGTCTTCTTCTTTTCGCTGGAGACATCGAAGTCTTCCTCGAGGTCCGCTAGCCCCTGGCGCACCTCCTCCAGGCTCAGACCGTTGCTGTCGATCTCGTTGGAGAGCGCCACCACCGCCAGGGCCCTGCTACTCAGCGCGTTGGCGTCTATGTCCTCCGGCCAGTTGTTGACGATCTCGAAGGCGAGTTCGATCTCGGTGGCGTTGGCCACCAGCGTCGAGTCACCCGGGATGCCCAGGCTGAGGCCGAATTCCCGCACCACCCGCTGCGCGAAGGAGTCGTAAGTGGCCACGTCCACCGGGGCCATTTGTGGCTTGCCGGCGGGCGCGCCAGCCGCAGCGGCCTCAACGGTCGGGGCCAGCGTGTCGAGCGGAGCAGCGGCATCGGGGTCCAGCTTCGGCGTCAGTCCCAGCATCTCCTTGGCTTCCGCCGAGAGCAGGCCGCTTTGGACCAGCTGGCCTAGCCGGTTGGTCATGCGCTCGCGCAGCTCCCCGGCGGCCTTCCTGGTGAAGGTCAGGCCCAGCACCCGCTCGGGGCGCACCAGCCCGTTGGCGAGCAGGTAGAGCACCCGGAAGGCCATGGTCTCCGTCTTGCCAGAGCCGGCACCGGCCACCACCAGCAGGGGGCTGCCCATGGGGGCGGTGATGACGGCCTCCTGCTCCGGGGTGGGCGGGTGGGTGTCGATGGCTTGGGCGATCTGCGCCGGCGTGATAGTGCTCATCGCGTGCGCTTTCCCTTTCGTTGGGCCGGGCAGGAGGTCTGCACCGGGCAGGAGTTGCAATGCGTACCGGGCAGGGCCGCGAAGGACTGGCCGCGCTGCATCGCCTCCGCCTGGTCCAAGATGGCCTCCACCCAGGCGTGGTCCCCGCGCAACTCTGCTTGTTCCTGGACCAGCGGCTCGCCCCGGGTGACCTTCTTCAGGTTGACCAGGCGGCCGGTCTGGGCGCCTGCCACGCCGCGCTCGCGCAGCTCGCCTCGCTCCAGCAGGTACTGGTAGATACCGAGCTGGGGGTGACCGGCCAGCAGCTTGCTCTGCCGCCTGCCGTTGTCTCCCATCACCGTGTGATCGGTGTCCGGGCTACCGGTCTTGAAGTCCACGATCCTGGCCAGCTTCGAGCCGTCCGATTGGGCGACCAGCTCCAGGCGGTCGATCCGCCCGCTGATCACCCGGGTGGGCTCCTCCACGCTCAGCTTCACCTCGGTCTCGATTCCCTGGCAGGCGATCGCTTGGGTGTAGCTGGCCAGGGCTTGCACCATGGCCCTGACCGTCTCGATGTACCTGCGCTCCTGCAGGGTGCCCTGTGCCTGGCTGGCGCACCAGCGCTCCAGCGCGTCGCTCAGCTCTGTGGCCTGCTCTGCCAACGGGTAGGCCTCGGCGAAGGCGTGCACCAGCGTGCCCAGCTCCATGCGCTCGGTGTCCAGCGACTGCCCGCCGAAGCGCTGCAGTGCCCACCGGGCGGGGCACTTGAGGGCGTAGTCGACGCCGGAGGGTGAGATGCGGGCCTTTTGCCCATCGGGCACCAGTTTCTCGCCCGGGGTGAGCGCCGCCAGGGCCCGCCACTGGGACGGGTCAGCCCCGGCCACCCCCACCTGGGCCAGCACCGCCAGCAGGCGCACGCGCGGGTCGGTGGGATCTGGCCGACGTCCCGCAGCGGCCTCGTCTAGCAGGAGCCTGCGCAGGGTGGCCACGTATGCGGGCAGCGTGGACTGACGGGGCAGCGCCGCCCAGACCTCACCGCTCCCCGGCGTGCCACTATCCGGTGCCCCGCTCTCTCCCGGCTCGCGGCCCTCGGCCCCGCGCGGGTGGCCTGCACCAGCGGCCCCGCTCGCCTTACCCGCGACGTCGATCCCGCCCGGCTGGGCTGCGGCCTCCAGCGTGGCCTCCAGCAGCGGGAGGAACCGAGATTGGCCCACCTCGGGGTCTGAGAGCAGGAACAGGTGGCTGCCGGCCCGGCCGGCGGCGCTGATGAGCAGCCGGGCCTCGTCGGCCACGACCTCCTGCACCGCCACCAGCGGGTCGTCCACCCACTCCTCCCCCAGTCGCTGCGCGCGCGCCAGCGCCCGCACAACCCCGGCCCCCAGGAAGGAGTCTCGCAGCGTCGTGTTGGGCCAGCGGCCCTCGTCCAGGCCCGCGATCACCACGGTGTGCCACTGCCTCCCGGCCGCGCCGGCCGGGGTGAGCACCTCCACCACGGGCGGGCGCTGGGCGCTCGCCGCGATCGAGTCGCTGCGGACCACGCCCGCCTCCACTGAGGCCAGGAAGGCAGCAAAGCGGCCGCCCGGGTTGGCCTGCTCCCACAGGTCGGCCCGGCGGGCCAGCTCCACCACCGAGTCCAGGTTGCGTTCCAGCGCAGCCACGCTAAGGCGTTCGGGCACGTCCTTGCCCGCTGCGGCGATCACCTTCGCCTGCCAGGCACTGCCCTGGTCGGCGGCCTCCCACACCGCCCACAGCAGCTGCCCCGGCCGCGCGCCCGGGCCGGCCGCCGCGCGCGCGGCCCGCACGATGCGCCGGGCCCGCTCGATCCCGGACAGTCCGCCGCAGTCCGCCTGCTCTGCTTGCAAGAGCCGTGCCAGCCCCAGCGGCTGACGCTCCTGCGCCGCCAGCGCGGCCGCCACCGGGTCCGCCTCCGTTGCTCCCGCCGCCGGGCCCGTCCCCGCGCTCGCCGCAGCCAGAGCGGCACCACCCGGACCAACCTCGCCCGGACCAACCTCGCCCCGCCCGGCCGCCAACAGCCGGCGCAGCTGGCGCTCAGCCAGCCCGTCCAACCCCACCAGGGGGCCGCGCACCAGCCGCCAGGCCGCAGCTTCCTCCAGTTCCTGCCCGGAAACGGCCCACTGGCACACGTCCAGCATCGAGCGCACCACGGGGTTGTCGCTCAGCGGCAGGCGCTCGCGCGGCGGGGCCACCGGCACCCCCAGCGCGGCCAGCTCCTGGGAAAGCTCTTCTTCCTTGCCGCCGGAGCGCACCAGGACCGCCATCTGGTCCCACGCCACCCCGGCCCGCACGTGCTCGGAGCGCAGCAGGTCGGCCACCGCTGCGGCCTCGTCCACGCCGCGCGCCTCCACGGCCCTGACCTCTCCCCACGGGGAGTCGGAGCGGTGGGAGGCGGCGCGCCTGGTTATCTCCCCCAGCGGCGGCACCAGGGAGCTGAGCGCGCGCAACGCCAGGGCCACCGCTCCCCCGGCCCGGTGCCGGGTCGGGAGCACCGCCATCAGGGGGGCGCCGGGCGGGGCGTCGTCCCCCTGTCCCCTCCCATTCCGCGCGGCGCGCACCCGCTGCGCAAACCACAGCGGGTCGCCGCCTCGGAAGGTCTCCACCGCCGCGTCGGGGTCCCCCAGCAGCACCAGGCGCGCCCCGCCGGCCTCCAGCGCGTCCACCAGGTGGGTGGCGGCGACCGTGAGGTCCTGGGCGTCGTCCACCACCACCAGGTCCGGGGCCGGGCGCGTGGCGCTCACGCCGTGGGCGGGGGCGTCCACCTCCCAGCGGGCGAGCAGGCGGGCGGCCTGCACGCACACGCGCAGGTGGTCGATCTCGATTACCCGCTCCGGCTCAGCGTCCAGGCGCTGCTGCGACTCGTATCCCGCCAGGATGCGCGCGCACGCCACCCAGGCGTCATCCCCGCGCGCCCGCCCCTGTTCCTCCAGCTGCGCCGCGCCCCACCCGACGCTCCCCACCGCGTCGAACAGGTTGCGCAGCTCCGCGCGGAACTGTCGCATCCGGCGCGTCGCCTCCGGCACGTGCTCCGGCCAGGCACCGCCCGTCGCGTCGTCGGCCGCCAAGAGCCGCTCCAGGCGCGCATCGGCCGCCGCGCCGGTCAGCAGCACGGGCGCGGGCAGCGGCACGTCCCGCTCCACCGCCCAGCGGCGCACGTAGCCGAGCGCCAGCGCCGGGGGCGTGCGCACCTCGATGCGCGCCAGCAGCTGCGCGGGCCACTGCTGCTGGGCCAGCAGGTCCCGCAGCGCCGCCGCCCGCTGCCTGGAGGCGGCCAGCACCACCACTTGCCGCCCGGCGCCGGCCACTTGCCCGGCCACCATGAGCGCCAGCGTGCTCTTGCCGGTGCCGGGCGCGCCTGGCACCACCGCCGCTCCCCCCGCCAGCACGTGCGCCGCCACGCGCGCCTGCACGGGATCCGGGGCGGGCAGCGGGCGGGCGGGGGCGGGCAGAAGTTCAAGCTCCAGCGGGGTCATACCCCTAATGCAACCACCACCTGCCAACATTTCGTCTCACCGTCCCGGCTAACATCAGCCCTAGCACCGAGTGAAGGAGGCCAATGTGAACGTCGTAATTGGCATTAAGCACGTAGCGACCACCGTGAACCTGCGCACCAACGCCACCCCGGAGGAGGTGCGCTCCCTGGCCCGCGCCGCCATCCGCGACGGCGAGCTGCTGGAGCTGCAGGACGTCCACGGCGGCAGCGTCGTAGTGGACGGCGACTCCATCGCCTACGTGGAGATCGGCGAGCCCGGCACCCGCAAGGTCGGTTTCGGCATCGCCTGATTGCGACGCGGGCGGGGGATGGACGACGCTGCAGCGCCGGCCGCCCTCCGCCCGCCGCGTTTGCGCCCCCATCCGTGGATTTCGGGGCGGGTGCGATAGGCTGGCCCGGATATTTGTGGATGCCCGGTCGCATTTTTTGCTGACCTTTCTGCCCGCGTGTGCGCGCCGGCTTTTTGCGCGATCGGCTTCCCCGCTGCGAATTGAAGCGAATTGAGGAACCGTGACCGAGAACCCTGGCGCAACCGAGAAGTCCGGCATCGTCGACCTGTCCAAGGTGGAGGGCCCCGCCCCCGTCCTGGAGGTGAAGGCTGACATCGAGTCCGCTGCGGAGGAGGCGGCCAGCAAGTCCTTCGCGGACTACGGCGTCTCTGCCCCGATCGTGGAGGCCCTGGCCGGCGTGGGCATTACGCACCCCTTCCCGATCCAGGCACTCACCCTGCCGGTGGCGCTGGGGCGGCGAGACATCATTGGTCAGGCCAAGACCGGCACCGGCAAGACCCTGGGTTTTGGTATCCCGCTGCTGCAGAACGCGGTGGGCCCGGGCGAAGACGGCTGGGATGACTACCGCTACCAGGGCGTGCCGCAGGCCGCCGTGATCGTTCCGACCCGCGAGCTGGCCAAGCAGGTGGCGGACGACCTTTCCACCGCCGCCCGCAAGCGCAGCCTGCGCATCGCCTGCATCTACGGTGGCCGCGCGTTCGAGCCGCAGATCGCTGACCTGGAGCGGGGCGTGGAGGTGATCGTGGGCACGCCGGGCCGCCTGATCGACCTCTACCAGCGCCGCCACCTGGACCTGTCCCAGATCAAGACCGTGGTGCTGGACGAGGCCGACGAGATGCTGGACCTGGGCTTCCTGCCGGACGTGGAGCGCCTGCTGGCCACGATGCCGGCCACGAAGCACATGATGCTGTTCAGCGCCACGATGCCGGGCGCTGTGGTGGCCCTGGCGCGCCGCTACATGACGCGCCCCACGCACATCCGCGCCCAGGACCCCACCGACCAGGGGGCCACCGTCAAGACGGTCACCCAGGTGGTCTACCGCGCCCACGCCCTGAACAAGGTGGAGGTGCTCTCCCGGATCCTGCAGGCCGAGGAGCGCGGCCTGGCCATCATCTTTGCGCGCACCAAGCGCACCGCCGCCCGCGTCACCGATGAGCTCACGGAGCGCGGTTTCGCTGCCGCCGCCTTGCACGGCGACCTGGGGCAGGGCGCGCGTGAGCAGGCCCTGCGCGCCTTCCGCTCCGGCAAGGTTGACGTGCTGGTGGCCACGGACGTGGCCGCGCGCGGTATCGACGTGGACGACGTGACGCACGTGATCAACTACCAGTGCCCGGAGGATGAGAAGACCTACCTGCACCGCATCGGCCGCACGGGCCGCGCCGGTAACGACGGCACCGCGGTGACGTTCGTGGACTGGGACGACGTGCCGCGCTGGCGCCTGATCGACAAGGCGCTCAACCTGGGCTTCCCCGAGCCGGTGGAGACCTACCACACCAGCGCCCACCTGTACTC encodes the following:
- a CDS encoding ATP-dependent helicase; this translates as MSTITPAQIAQAIDTHPPTPEQEAVITAPMGSPLLVVAGAGSGKTETMAFRVLYLLANGLVRPERVLGLTFTRKAAGELRERMTNRLGQLVQSGLLSAEAKEMLGLTPKLDPDAAAPLDTLAPTVEAAAAGAPAGKPQMAPVDVATYDSFAQRVVREFGLSLGIPGDSTLVANATEIELAFEIVNNWPEDIDANALSSRALAVVALSNEIDSNGLSLEEVRQGLADLEEDFDVSSEKKKTKVADILKARQLIARRDALLDLVEQFRQAKAKAGLVSFSQLSAAALRIVTELEHARAQISSRYDLVLLDEFQDTSATQVRTFAQLFAGRGVTAVGDPNQAIYGWRGASTGTLEQFVVQFGVDLTLEDGRPRGVRTLSTAWRNGLSILAAANRVAQPLNDAAQSNNSGQSDDSGQQGVKASAAAAVRLRELTPSPAAEQGEVLVARAGHEDDEPALVASLIAKHWKKDRTMAVLSRARAPLGPIRDELEKLGIPAQIAGEDGLINTQDVADVRAALQLVADPLHGPAAVRLLSAARLSAQDMDAVQQIGRALAEVQGGEPLPVSLAEAIEYVRAPGATGAAGAADAAGGAGARAQSALGRLSDHARAVVADLGERLARLRELTHLALPELVRAAFGVLGLETDIAARPQQARERARGIQRTFIATAHDYSVASPRTSLGGFLTWLEQVDQADSGLRIEAPPAQPGVVQILTMHASKGLEWDVVAVCGLAADRFPKAELQCKKGRWTSQVDCLPYPLRPDSDYLPKLSLSQGMDADIAAELFAQYTEEEITQAWAEERRIAYVAFTRARHLLILTSYAAAGEGKGYEPSPFLAGILPTELERQAQGETLQNIDVPTDSGSGAEVGQGIARVAVWEDSAGFAPRCRPVPATPEQGSGGALAPDSGADSGGGSGSDGAPAPDSGAGGADAPVLGPGDPLWLGQALPHDLAGRVLWPDHLYVDTELEANQLLAQAVRQAQRGTRPAQVLRELADDPHVGPGAQDVAVLLEQARAGERTTVRLPARLAATATASLLEDPQAFARQLRRPLPRPPHTAANVGTAFHQLIEQELKKANLLDLDDAPPPAALDQAAQKRVDAWLEWAMAQPIVQENQVVCVEEEIQLPVGPVQLVGRIDAVFKHTTPDGERYLVVDWKTGRVPKDPQDRLRKAYQLAVYRDAYAATNSLDPQQVEAIFVYVSAQQCIRLQDLAPGATTEHLASQIKESLSR
- a CDS encoding UrvD/REP family ATP-dependent DNA helicase, producing MTPLELELLPAPARPLPAPDPVQARVAAHVLAGGAAVVPGAPGTGKSTLALMVAGQVAGAGRQVVVLAASRQRAAALRDLLAQQQWPAQLLARIEVRTPPALALGYVRRWAVERDVPLPAPVLLTGAAADARLERLLAADDATGGAWPEHVPEATRRMRQFRAELRNLFDAVGSVGWGAAQLEEQGRARGDDAWVACARILAGYESQQRLDAEPERVIEIDHLRVCVQAARLLARWEVDAPAHGVSATRPAPDLVVVDDAQDLTVAATHLVDALEAGGARLVLLGDPDAAVETFRGGDPLWFAQRVRAARNGRGQGDDAPPGAPLMAVLPTRHRAGGAVALALRALSSLVPPLGEITRRAASHRSDSPWGEVRAVEARGVDEAAAVADLLRSEHVRAGVAWDQMAVLVRSGGKEEELSQELAALGVPVAPPRERLPLSDNPVVRSMLDVCQWAVSGQELEEAAAWRLVRGPLVGLDGLAERQLRRLLAAGRGEVGPGEVGPGGAALAAASAGTGPAAGATEADPVAAALAAQERQPLGLARLLQAEQADCGGLSGIERARRIVRAARAAAGPGARPGQLLWAVWEAADQGSAWQAKVIAAAGKDVPERLSVAALERNLDSVVELARRADLWEQANPGGRFAAFLASVEAGVVRSDSIAASAQRPPVVEVLTPAGAAGRQWHTVVIAGLDEGRWPNTTLRDSFLGAGVVRALARAQRLGEEWVDDPLVAVQEVVADEARLLISAAGRAGSHLFLLSDPEVGQSRFLPLLEATLEAAAQPGGIDVAGKASGAAGAGHPRGAEGREPGESGAPDSGTPGSGEVWAALPRQSTLPAYVATLRRLLLDEAAAGRRPDPTDPRVRLLAVLAQVGVAGADPSQWRALAALTPGEKLVPDGQKARISPSGVDYALKCPARWALQRFGGQSLDTERMELGTLVHAFAEAYPLAEQATELSDALERWCASQAQGTLQERRYIETVRAMVQALASYTQAIACQGIETEVKLSVEEPTRVISGRIDRLELVAQSDGSKLARIVDFKTGSPDTDHTVMGDNGRRQSKLLAGHPQLGIYQYLLERGELRERGVAGAQTGRLVNLKKVTRGEPLVQEQAELRGDHAWVEAILDQAEAMQRGQSFAALPGTHCNSCPVQTSCPAQRKGKRTR
- a CDS encoding DUF3107 domain-containing protein produces the protein MNVVIGIKHVATTVNLRTNATPEEVRSLARAAIRDGELLELQDVHGGSVVVDGDSIAYVEIGEPGTRKVGFGIA
- a CDS encoding DEAD/DEAH box helicase; the protein is MTENPGATEKSGIVDLSKVEGPAPVLEVKADIESAAEEAASKSFADYGVSAPIVEALAGVGITHPFPIQALTLPVALGRRDIIGQAKTGTGKTLGFGIPLLQNAVGPGEDGWDDYRYQGVPQAAVIVPTRELAKQVADDLSTAARKRSLRIACIYGGRAFEPQIADLERGVEVIVGTPGRLIDLYQRRHLDLSQIKTVVLDEADEMLDLGFLPDVERLLATMPATKHMMLFSATMPGAVVALARRYMTRPTHIRAQDPTDQGATVKTVTQVVYRAHALNKVEVLSRILQAEERGLAIIFARTKRTAARVTDELTERGFAAAALHGDLGQGAREQALRAFRSGKVDVLVATDVAARGIDVDDVTHVINYQCPEDEKTYLHRIGRTGRAGNDGTAVTFVDWDDVPRWRLIDKALNLGFPEPVETYHTSAHLYSDLRIPEGTTGRLPRTQRTRAGLAAEEIEDLGETGKKGGRSAGGRGGRSGGRDGGAPRGSGGGRRSAGASASAASNGQAGGGQAGGQRRARRRHRGSGGAGAGSSAS